Proteins from a genomic interval of Youhaiella tibetensis:
- a CDS encoding FtsB family cell division protein has protein sequence MTAALVGFQGYLGYSALNGQFGTLSQEQMKADIEELKAQSSVLQAEIDSYRHRASLFDPARLDPDILTEQARAMLSMARPEDVVVMVDPNGKPIAGSSPGLAERQLTDIIEDGID, from the coding sequence ATGACCGCCGCCCTTGTCGGGTTCCAGGGCTATCTCGGCTACAGCGCGCTCAACGGCCAGTTCGGAACGTTGAGCCAGGAGCAGATGAAGGCCGATATCGAGGAACTCAAGGCGCAATCGTCCGTTCTTCAGGCCGAGATCGATTCCTACCGCCACCGGGCCAGCCTTTTCGACCCCGCACGGCTCGATCCGGACATCCTCACCGAGCAGGCGAGGGCGATGCTGAGCATGGCCCGTCCCGAAGACGTGGTGGTGATGGTTGATCCTAACGGTAAACCGATTGCCGGTTCATCGCCCGGATTAGCTGAACGGCAGTTAACCGACATTATTGAAGACGGCATAGACTGA
- a CDS encoding low affinity iron permease family protein, producing MAIKDLFNRMSHAVSKATGQPITFALAVALVVVWAVSGPIFGYSETWQLVINTGTTIITFLMVFVLQSSQNRDGLALQLKLDELILAASKAENRFIGAEKLTDEEIRQLRDLCDSQKVKADAPKPRTKARTRSKRATAN from the coding sequence ATGGCCATCAAGGATCTATTCAATCGCATGTCGCACGCCGTCTCCAAGGCGACAGGTCAGCCCATCACCTTTGCCCTCGCCGTTGCGCTCGTCGTGGTGTGGGCCGTCAGCGGGCCGATTTTCGGCTATTCGGAGACCTGGCAACTGGTGATCAACACCGGAACAACGATCATCACCTTCCTGATGGTGTTCGTGCTGCAGAGCTCGCAGAACCGGGACGGCCTGGCGCTGCAGCTAAAACTCGATGAACTCATCCTGGCGGCCAGCAAGGCCGAGAACCGGTTCATAGGAGCAGAAAAGCTCACCGACGAGGAGATCCGGCAGTTGCGCGATCTTTGCGACAGCCAGAAGGTCAAGGCCGACGCCCCGAAGCCCAGGACAAAGGCTCGGACGCGATCCAAGCGGGCTACCGCCAACTAG
- a CDS encoding nuclear transport factor 2 family protein, whose translation MDRDFETRLVIRQLVEDWAIFRDARLWDRFRQVWHSDGRMMATWFQGSAEEFIQVSQSGYDNGVRILHFLGGSTIDLAGDRAIAQTKMTISQRALVDDVEVDVVCTGRFYDFFERRDARWGLVLRQPIYEKDRMDPVDPAATLRLSGDLLALFPVGYRHLAYLQTRVGYTVKRDMPGLDGPEVEALYVSGSNWLGGKPHRWTGH comes from the coding sequence TTGGATCGGGATTTCGAAACGCGCCTGGTTATCCGCCAGTTGGTCGAGGATTGGGCGATCTTCCGCGACGCACGCCTCTGGGATCGCTTCCGGCAGGTCTGGCACTCCGACGGCCGCATGATGGCCACATGGTTCCAGGGATCGGCTGAAGAGTTCATCCAGGTAAGCCAGTCCGGATACGACAACGGTGTGCGTATCCTCCACTTTCTGGGCGGCTCCACGATCGACCTCGCCGGGGACCGGGCCATCGCGCAGACCAAGATGACCATCTCCCAGCGCGCCCTGGTGGATGACGTCGAGGTGGACGTCGTTTGCACCGGCCGGTTCTACGATTTCTTCGAGCGGCGCGATGCGCGCTGGGGTCTCGTGCTGCGCCAGCCGATCTATGAGAAGGACCGTATGGATCCTGTCGATCCTGCGGCAACCCTGCGCCTGTCTGGTGACCTCCTCGCCCTCTTTCCTGTCGGCTATCGGCACCTGGCCTATCTGCAAACGCGCGTCGGCTACACCGTCAAGCGGGACATGCCGGGGCTCGACGGCCCGGAGGTCGAGGCCCTCTATGTGTCCGGTTCCAACTGGCTTGGAGGAAAGCCACACAGGTGGACTGGGCACTAA
- the eno gene encoding phosphopyruvate hydratase, whose translation MSGIIDVVARQIFDSRGNPTVEVDVVLDDGSFGRAAVPSGASTGAHEAVELRDGGPAFLGKGVTKAVDNVNTIIADEIEGMDALDQIALDQALIELDGTPNKSKLGANAILGVSLAVAKAAAESSMLPFYRYIGGPNAHVLPVPMMNIINGGAHADNPIDMQEFMIMPVGAESIAHAVQIGSEIFHTLKKGLAAEGHNTNVGDEGGFAPNLKSAEEALSYIVKSIEKAGYKPGEDVFLGLDCASTEYYKNGKYEMAGEGKSLTSLENVKFLEGLVSRFPIISIEDGMAEDDWEGWKALTETLGKKVQLVGDDLFVTNTERLKSGIKMGVANSILVKVNQIGSLSETLDAVDTAHRAGYTSVMSHRSGETEDSTIADLAVALNCGQIKTGSLSRSDRLAKYNQLIRIEEMLGNAAVYAGRSVLKNQ comes from the coding sequence ATGTCTGGCATCATCGACGTCGTCGCGCGGCAGATCTTCGACAGCCGCGGCAATCCTACCGTGGAAGTCGACGTGGTTCTGGACGATGGAAGTTTCGGGCGAGCGGCGGTTCCCTCGGGCGCTTCGACCGGCGCGCATGAAGCTGTGGAGCTGCGTGACGGCGGCCCGGCGTTCCTGGGCAAGGGCGTCACCAAGGCGGTCGATAACGTCAACACCATCATCGCCGATGAGATCGAGGGCATGGATGCTCTCGACCAGATCGCGCTGGACCAGGCGCTGATCGAACTCGACGGCACCCCCAACAAGTCCAAGCTCGGCGCCAACGCCATCCTGGGCGTGTCCCTCGCCGTTGCCAAGGCGGCGGCCGAGTCCTCCATGCTGCCCTTCTACCGCTATATCGGCGGGCCGAACGCGCACGTGCTGCCGGTTCCGATGATGAACATCATCAACGGTGGCGCCCATGCCGACAATCCGATCGACATGCAGGAATTCATGATCATGCCGGTGGGCGCCGAAAGCATCGCCCATGCCGTGCAGATCGGCTCGGAAATCTTCCATACCCTCAAGAAGGGCCTGGCGGCCGAAGGGCACAACACCAATGTGGGCGACGAAGGCGGTTTCGCGCCGAACCTTAAGTCCGCCGAGGAAGCCCTCAGCTACATCGTCAAGTCGATCGAGAAGGCCGGCTACAAGCCCGGCGAGGACGTGTTCCTGGGTCTCGATTGCGCTTCGACCGAATATTACAAGAACGGCAAGTACGAGATGGCCGGCGAAGGCAAGTCGCTGACCTCGCTCGAGAACGTCAAGTTCCTCGAGGGCCTGGTGTCGCGCTTCCCGATCATTTCCATCGAAGACGGCATGGCCGAGGACGACTGGGAGGGCTGGAAGGCCCTGACCGAGACCTTGGGCAAGAAGGTCCAGCTCGTGGGCGACGATCTTTTCGTCACCAACACCGAGCGCCTCAAGTCCGGCATCAAGATGGGCGTGGCCAATTCCATCCTGGTCAAGGTCAACCAGATCGGTTCGCTTTCGGAAACGCTCGACGCCGTGGATACCGCGCACCGCGCCGGCTACACGTCCGTGATGTCGCACCGCTCCGGCGAGACCGAGGATTCGACGATTGCCGATCTCGCGGTCGCCCTCAATTGCGGTCAGATCAAGACAGGGTCGCTCTCGCGCTCGGACCGGCTGGCCAAGTACAACCAGCTCATCCGCATCGAGGAAATGCTGGGCAACGCCGCCGTCTATGCGGGCCGCAGCGTCCTCAAGAACCAGTAA
- a CDS encoding SRPBCC family protein, whose translation MTPSYALGRGIELRRTFDAPPEVVFDAWTDAGLLDWFFNPGMPVSEPISVDLRVGGAWRQHMVVNADTQYMTGGIYREIVPARKLVFTWGAVGGWPSLDPGNIDDAPLVTILFEPRGEQTEMIFRLQLADHLSEDKTREWLEMGMGEGWGMTIDRLVAQLRSEAA comes from the coding sequence ATGACCCCAAGCTATGCCCTTGGACGAGGGATCGAATTGCGCCGCACGTTCGATGCGCCGCCCGAAGTCGTGTTCGACGCCTGGACCGACGCGGGCCTCCTGGATTGGTTCTTCAACCCGGGCATGCCGGTTTCCGAGCCGATTTCGGTCGACCTGCGGGTAGGGGGTGCGTGGCGCCAGCACATGGTGGTCAATGCCGACACCCAGTACATGACCGGCGGCATCTATCGCGAGATCGTGCCGGCTCGGAAACTGGTCTTCACCTGGGGCGCGGTCGGTGGTTGGCCCAGCCTCGATCCAGGGAACATCGATGACGCGCCGCTCGTCACGATCCTTTTCGAGCCTCGCGGGGAGCAAACCGAGATGATCTTCCGGCTGCAGCTTGCCGATCACCTGAGCGAAGACAAGACCAGGGAATGGCTGGAGATGGGCATGGGCGAGGGCTGGGGCATGACCATCGATCGGCTCGTCGCCCAGCTGCGCAGCGAAGCGGCCTGA
- a CDS encoding ArsR/SmtB family transcription factor, producing the protein MQDALSATFAALADPTRRAMLARLSQGPATVNELAEPFPISLPTVSRHLKVLEEAGLVVKERAAQYRPCRLEAAPLEAADEWLGQYRAFFSERFDRLDEKVRQIMAARSAAKGSTGGDEK; encoded by the coding sequence ATGCAGGACGCCCTTAGCGCCACCTTCGCCGCCCTTGCAGATCCGACGCGACGCGCAATGCTGGCGCGGCTTTCGCAAGGTCCTGCGACGGTCAACGAACTGGCCGAACCCTTTCCAATCAGCCTCCCGACCGTGTCGCGCCATCTCAAGGTGCTTGAGGAAGCGGGGCTCGTCGTCAAGGAGCGCGCGGCCCAGTACCGGCCTTGCCGCCTCGAGGCGGCCCCGCTGGAAGCGGCGGACGAGTGGCTGGGGCAATATCGTGCCTTCTTCAGCGAGCGCTTCGATCGCCTCGACGAGAAGGTCAGGCAGATCATGGCAGCCCGGTCTGCCGCAAAAGGATCAACAGGAGGAGACGAGAAATGA
- a CDS encoding ATP-binding cassette domain-containing protein: MAPIIQTQAVSKRFRQHKRFPGISGAIKSLFTHDYTEVVAVNDVSFSIDAGEAVGYLGPNGAGKSTMIKMMTGILVPTTGSVSVLGRTPHEQRMTNAWEIGVVFGQRSQLWWDLPVIDSFQLHRRIYDIAEARFEENLKHLSAMLGLAPFLDRAVRQLSLGQRMRAEVVMALLHDPKVLFLDEPTIGLDVVAKDAVRKFLAQVNRERGVTIILTTHDLQDIEEICPRLIMVDDGKLLFDGELGRLRASLGAKRRLTLEFGSDPGPIALPSASLTSDEGLRKHFLVDNEAASLLDLLAELGTGHDLRDVEIEEPGIEEVIRTFYQRRPAIVSA; this comes from the coding sequence ATGGCACCAATCATCCAGACGCAGGCCGTCAGCAAGCGGTTCCGGCAACACAAGCGTTTCCCTGGCATTTCGGGCGCCATCAAGAGCCTTTTCACGCACGACTACACCGAGGTCGTGGCGGTGAACGACGTCTCATTCTCCATCGATGCGGGCGAAGCGGTGGGCTATCTGGGGCCCAATGGGGCCGGCAAGTCCACCATGATCAAGATGATGACAGGCATCCTGGTCCCGACCACTGGCTCGGTTTCGGTGCTCGGCCGCACCCCGCATGAACAGCGCATGACCAACGCCTGGGAGATTGGCGTGGTCTTCGGGCAGCGCAGCCAGCTCTGGTGGGACCTGCCCGTCATCGATTCCTTCCAGCTCCACCGCCGCATCTACGACATCGCCGAGGCTCGCTTCGAGGAGAACCTCAAGCACCTCAGTGCCATGCTTGGACTGGCGCCGTTTCTCGACCGTGCCGTCCGCCAGCTCAGCCTGGGCCAGCGCATGCGCGCCGAAGTCGTCATGGCGCTGCTCCATGACCCCAAGGTGCTGTTCCTGGACGAACCCACGATCGGGCTGGACGTCGTCGCCAAGGATGCCGTGCGCAAGTTCCTGGCGCAGGTGAACCGCGAGCGCGGCGTCACCATCATCCTGACCACCCACGACCTGCAGGACATCGAGGAAATCTGCCCGCGCCTGATCATGGTCGATGACGGCAAGCTGCTGTTCGACGGCGAGTTGGGGCGCCTGCGGGCCTCTCTGGGCGCCAAGCGCCGCCTGACGCTCGAATTCGGCTCCGATCCTGGTCCCATCGCCCTGCCCTCCGCCAGCCTGACCAGCGACGAGGGCCTGCGCAAGCACTTCCTGGTCGACAACGAGGCGGCATCGCTCCTCGACCTCCTCGCAGAACTGGGCACCGGCCACGACCTGCGCGACGTCGAAATCGAAGAACCCGGCATCGAGGAGGTCATCCGCACCTTCTACCAGCGCCGTCCCGCCATCGTTTCGGCCTGA
- a CDS encoding ABC transporter permease, which translates to MYLAFASSAFQTRLAYRGEVWATIFGELLLIFVKIAIWMAVFTGVQSVAGITLPDMITYSVVAGSLFAAWDNRELLYGIGDSIRTGDVAVFLLKPLRYPLYLFSVEGGKMLFALITIVLPTAVVTALVYGLSPPASIFHAAFFVLFWIQSFVLLFLMSAICGLMAFWLMTAFSLDWVFRAFMILLSGMFIPLWFFPPGFDTIALHLPFAWVGYYPAAVYLGKLGVADTVIHFGYGLLWTLAATLGVAALWHRASRRITVQGG; encoded by the coding sequence ATGTACCTGGCCTTTGCATCGAGCGCCTTCCAGACCCGCCTCGCTTACCGGGGTGAAGTGTGGGCAACCATCTTCGGCGAACTGCTGCTCATCTTCGTCAAGATCGCGATCTGGATGGCGGTGTTCACCGGCGTCCAAAGCGTGGCGGGCATCACCCTGCCCGACATGATCACCTATTCAGTGGTCGCCGGCTCGCTCTTTGCCGCCTGGGACAATCGCGAACTTCTCTACGGTATCGGAGACTCGATCCGCACGGGCGACGTCGCCGTGTTCCTGCTCAAGCCATTGCGCTACCCGCTCTACCTGTTCTCGGTGGAAGGCGGAAAGATGCTCTTCGCGCTCATCACCATCGTGCTGCCGACGGCTGTGGTCACCGCGCTGGTCTACGGCCTTTCCCCTCCGGCCAGCATTTTTCACGCCGCGTTCTTCGTGCTTTTCTGGATTCAGTCCTTCGTGCTGTTGTTCCTGATGTCGGCGATCTGCGGGCTTATGGCGTTCTGGCTCATGACGGCGTTCTCGCTCGATTGGGTATTCCGCGCCTTCATGATCCTGCTCTCGGGCATGTTCATTCCGCTCTGGTTCTTCCCGCCCGGCTTCGACACCATCGCCCTGCACCTGCCCTTTGCCTGGGTCGGCTACTACCCGGCGGCCGTTTATCTCGGAAAGCTCGGGGTGGCCGATACCGTGATCCATTTCGGCTATGGCCTTCTGTGGACGCTCGCCGCGACGCTCGGCGTCGCCGCCCTCTGGCATCGCGCCTCCCGGCGCATAACGGTCCAGGGAGGGTAA
- a CDS encoding ABC transporter permease produces MSLRTAPQVLPFLVKLFVKSQMEYRGAFILDRIAQIINYGAAYAGIWILLLRFGNLGGWNWSELALLLSFQLLAYALGASFSFTQFREMQNLVRNGTFEALLVKPFSPWAYLAFAGLNIGYLGHFILGVGLMIWAVLQVDVAWNFGNILYLTASMISAALIVCSLMTMIGAASLVLVRSNYLFSIFFGFWEFTRYPLSIFPAVIQVMLYTIVPMGFMAYVPVAWLLGKDIPLLGAWAGPLGLLAGPITVVIAMAQWRYCIRRYQGAGG; encoded by the coding sequence ATGAGCCTGCGCACTGCCCCACAGGTCCTGCCTTTCCTGGTCAAACTCTTCGTCAAGTCGCAGATGGAGTATCGCGGCGCCTTCATCCTCGACAGGATTGCGCAGATCATCAATTACGGCGCGGCTTACGCCGGCATCTGGATCCTGCTACTGCGCTTCGGCAACCTGGGAGGCTGGAATTGGTCCGAGCTGGCCCTGCTGCTGAGCTTCCAGTTGCTCGCCTATGCGCTGGGCGCCTCGTTCAGCTTCACCCAGTTCCGCGAGATGCAGAACCTAGTCCGCAACGGCACCTTCGAGGCGCTGCTGGTCAAGCCGTTCAGCCCCTGGGCTTATCTCGCCTTCGCTGGCCTCAACATCGGCTACCTGGGCCACTTCATCCTGGGCGTCGGCCTCATGATCTGGGCCGTCCTGCAGGTCGACGTTGCCTGGAATTTCGGCAACATCCTGTACCTCACGGCCTCGATGATCAGCGCCGCCCTGATCGTGTGTTCGCTCATGACGATGATCGGCGCGGCATCCCTCGTACTGGTGCGCTCGAACTACCTGTTCTCGATCTTCTTCGGGTTCTGGGAGTTCACCCGCTACCCGCTCTCGATCTTCCCTGCGGTGATCCAGGTGATGCTCTACACCATTGTTCCCATGGGTTTCATGGCCTATGTCCCTGTGGCCTGGCTGCTGGGCAAGGACATTCCCCTCCTGGGCGCCTGGGCCGGGCCGCTCGGCCTGCTGGCGGGCCCCATCACGGTGGTAATCGCCATGGCACAGTGGCGCTACTGCATCCGGCGTTACCAGGGAGCCGGCGGCTAG
- a CDS encoding HAD family hydrolase, with product MSLKAIGFDADDTLWQNEQFYRLTEARFAELLSDYADPADLSAKLLETEKRTLGLYGFGIKGFTLSMIETAIQVTDGKIPSSVVADILAAGRDMLSHPIETLPHARETLEQLMGTYRLILITKGDLFDQERKLAQSGLGEFFDAVEIVSDKTAATYERIFRSHAEGPGSALVVGNSLKSDIVPAIAAGSWGVYVPHALTWSYEHVEAPADEPRFRQIEHLGQLTEVLDHLR from the coding sequence ATGAGTCTGAAAGCCATTGGTTTCGACGCGGACGACACGCTTTGGCAGAACGAGCAGTTCTACCGGCTCACCGAAGCGCGTTTCGCCGAACTGCTCTCCGACTACGCCGATCCGGCCGATCTGTCGGCAAAGCTGCTCGAGACCGAGAAGCGCACGCTTGGTCTTTATGGCTTCGGCATCAAGGGCTTTACGCTCTCCATGATCGAAACCGCCATCCAGGTGACGGACGGCAAGATCCCCTCTTCCGTCGTCGCCGACATCCTGGCGGCAGGACGGGACATGCTGAGCCACCCGATCGAAACGCTGCCCCACGCGCGTGAGACGCTGGAACAACTGATGGGGACCTACCGGCTGATACTCATCACCAAGGGCGACCTGTTCGACCAGGAGCGCAAGCTCGCCCAATCGGGGCTGGGCGAATTCTTCGATGCGGTCGAGATCGTCAGCGACAAGACTGCGGCAACCTACGAGCGCATTTTCCGCAGCCACGCGGAAGGGCCCGGCAGCGCCCTCGTGGTCGGCAACTCACTTAAATCCGACATCGTGCCGGCCATCGCCGCGGGAAGCTGGGGCGTCTACGTGCCGCATGCGCTCACCTGGAGTTACGAGCATGTCGAAGCGCCGGCCGACGAGCCCCGCTTCAGGCAGATCGAGCACCTCGGTCAGTTGACCGAGGTGCTCGACCATTTGCGCTAG
- a CDS encoding M81 family metallopeptidase, which yields MRIAFGGFHIESSTYNPVLSRTEDFTVHRGDALLEAPAFRFLKDYDATFLPTLHARAVPGGPIARETYEGFKREFLERLAAHGEIDGLYLALHGAAFVEGLEDAEGDFIAAARAAVGPDCPITASYDLHGNLSERIIDNLDCYSTYRTAPHIDVEETMRRSVALLLRTLEGGEKPSLLWCPIPVVLPGEKTSTEDEPARSLYARLPKLDAIPGIWDASLMVGYVWADEPRATAAVVMTGTDREAMTREALTLARAYWDAREEFAFGSRTGSVEDCVDWAMASQTHPVVLADSGDNPTAGGVGDRADVLATLIEKGAKGVILAGITDRPATEAAYAAGVGAKIEVSIGATLDSAGSKPVQVEAEVAFLLEVEDPVLREAVLQVGGISVVVHSKRRPYHNIHDFVRLGFNPMDARIVVVKSGYLSPELAPIANPSIMALSPGVVDQYVERLPRLRKAVPTYPFDKDFSYEPRVLWSARSRAI from the coding sequence ATGCGCATTGCTTTTGGCGGATTTCACATCGAATCCAGCACCTACAATCCCGTCCTGTCCCGAACCGAAGATTTCACCGTCCATCGCGGGGACGCACTTCTCGAGGCGCCCGCCTTCCGGTTTCTCAAGGATTATGACGCGACCTTCCTGCCTACGCTCCATGCACGCGCAGTGCCCGGCGGTCCGATAGCACGTGAGACCTATGAGGGCTTCAAGCGCGAATTCCTCGAGCGCCTGGCCGCCCATGGCGAGATCGACGGGCTTTACCTGGCCCTGCACGGCGCGGCTTTCGTGGAGGGATTGGAAGACGCCGAGGGCGATTTCATCGCTGCCGCGCGCGCTGCCGTCGGCCCCGATTGCCCTATCACCGCCAGTTACGATCTCCACGGGAACCTCAGCGAGCGGATCATCGACAATCTCGACTGCTACTCGACCTATCGCACGGCGCCCCACATCGACGTCGAAGAGACGATGCGGCGCTCGGTAGCACTGCTGCTGCGCACACTTGAGGGCGGCGAGAAGCCATCGCTGCTCTGGTGCCCGATACCGGTGGTGCTGCCGGGCGAGAAAACGTCCACCGAAGACGAGCCGGCACGCAGCCTCTATGCCCGGCTACCCAAGCTCGATGCCATCCCGGGCATCTGGGACGCCTCGCTGATGGTGGGTTATGTATGGGCGGACGAGCCGCGCGCCACCGCCGCCGTGGTGATGACCGGAACGGATCGCGAAGCCATGACGCGCGAAGCGCTGACCCTGGCCAGGGCCTATTGGGATGCGCGCGAGGAGTTCGCCTTCGGCTCCCGCACCGGGAGCGTCGAGGACTGCGTCGATTGGGCCATGGCCAGCCAGACGCATCCGGTCGTGCTGGCCGACTCCGGCGACAACCCGACCGCCGGCGGCGTCGGTGACCGTGCCGATGTCTTGGCAACGCTGATCGAGAAAGGTGCCAAGGGCGTTATCCTCGCCGGGATTACGGACCGGCCCGCCACCGAGGCCGCCTATGCTGCCGGCGTCGGCGCAAAGATCGAGGTTTCGATCGGTGCAACGCTCGATAGCGCGGGCAGCAAGCCGGTGCAGGTCGAGGCCGAGGTCGCGTTCCTGCTCGAGGTCGAGGATCCCGTGCTGCGCGAAGCGGTGCTGCAGGTCGGCGGTATTTCGGTCGTCGTGCATTCCAAGCGGCGCCCGTACCACAACATCCACGATTTCGTCCGTCTCGGGTTCAATCCGATGGATGCCAGGATCGTCGTCGTGAAGTCGGGCTACCTGTCACCCGAACTGGCGCCGATCGCCAATCCCTCGATCATGGCGCTCTCGCCGGGTGTCGTGGACCAGTATGTCGAGCGCTTGCCGCGCCTGCGCAAGGCGGTACCGACCTATCCGTTCGACAAGGATTTTTCGTACGAACCCAGGGTGCTCTGGTCGGCGCGCTCGCGCGCGATCTGA
- a CDS encoding VOC family protein — protein sequence MTRIIKQLAHVCIFTDDLDATEAFYRDVLGIPVKFRFVRNGKPHGFYLDVGGRTNIEVFEKADTAFAESNAINHLCLEVENMDEAIAHVRAQGVAITDKKFGIDDTYQSWTADPNGVKIELFEYTAKSAQFLGGDRNVNW from the coding sequence TTGACCCGTATCATCAAGCAACTGGCCCACGTCTGCATCTTCACCGACGACCTCGACGCCACCGAGGCCTTCTACCGCGACGTCCTCGGCATACCGGTCAAGTTCCGCTTCGTCCGCAACGGAAAGCCGCACGGATTCTATCTCGATGTGGGCGGACGCACGAATATCGAGGTGTTCGAGAAGGCGGATACGGCATTTGCCGAATCCAACGCGATCAACCACCTCTGCCTGGAAGTCGAGAACATGGACGAGGCCATCGCCCACGTCCGCGCGCAGGGCGTCGCCATCACCGACAAGAAGTTCGGGATCGACGACACTTACCAATCCTGGACGGCCGACCCGAACGGAGTGAAGATCGAACTCTTCGAATACACGGCCAAAAGCGCCCAGTTCCTTGGCGGCGACCGCAACGTCAACTGGTAG
- a CDS encoding DUF2237 family protein → MNSPFFEREPELNVFSEPLEACSTDPLTGFYRNGHCSAGPEDQGRHLICAQMTAEFLAFSKSVGNDLSTPMPQFAFPGLSPGDRWCLVADRWVEAYAAGVAPKVFLRATHLGALRHVELDVLKRFALDLS, encoded by the coding sequence TTGAATAGCCCGTTCTTCGAGCGCGAGCCGGAACTGAACGTCTTCAGCGAGCCGCTGGAAGCGTGTTCGACTGATCCGCTGACGGGCTTCTATCGCAACGGCCATTGCTCTGCGGGGCCCGAAGATCAGGGCCGGCACCTGATCTGCGCCCAGATGACAGCGGAATTTCTGGCGTTCTCGAAGTCGGTCGGCAACGACCTTTCGACCCCCATGCCGCAATTCGCGTTTCCGGGGCTGTCGCCCGGGGATCGTTGGTGCCTTGTCGCCGACCGTTGGGTCGAAGCCTATGCCGCCGGCGTGGCGCCCAAGGTGTTCCTGCGCGCCACGCACCTTGGCGCGTTGCGCCATGTGGAACTGGACGTCCTCAAGCGGTTCGCGCTCGATCTCTCCTGA